Proteins from a single region of Penaeus monodon isolate SGIC_2016 chromosome 12, NSTDA_Pmon_1, whole genome shotgun sequence:
- the LOC119579304 gene encoding protein YIPF6-like isoform X1: MADVDSSKLEMPDFVDPGGYGEVSGEITIPGTVGKAQADEYNTLDEPVRETIQKGKEASTGESEPRQYNTLEEPVSVTIMRDLRAVGTKFYHVLYPKEKKALLKEWDLWGPLILCTFLAMMVQGSEDADSGDGGPEFAQVFVIVWVGAAVVTMNTKLLGGTISFFQSVCVLGYCLLPCCGSLILCRLILIATQNKLLFILRFIVTVIGFVWATFAAMVFLGDSQPSSRKALAVYPILLFYFVISWLILSHTNV; this comes from the exons atGCCGGACTTTGTGGATCCGGGGGGCTATGGGGAGGTGTCGGGTGAGATCACTATCCCCGGCACCGTAGGCAAGGCACAGGCCGACGAATATAACACATTGGATGAACCCGTCAGAGAAACTATT CAGAAGGGCAAAGAGGCAAGCACTGGGGAGTCTGAGCCACGGCAATACAACACACTAGAGGAGCCTGTCAGTGTCACCATT ATGCGAGACCTCAGGGCAGTTGGCACAAAATTCTATCATGTACTTTATCCTAAGGAAAAAAAGGCTTTATTAAAGGAAT GGGATCTTTGGGGCCCTCTGATACTCTGCACATTTCTTGCCAT GATGGTCCAGGGTTCAGAAGATGCTGATAGCGGTGATGGAGGGCCTGAGTTCGCACAAGTGTTTGTCATCGTGTGGGTTGGTGCAGCTGTCGTCACTATGAACACTAAGCTCCTAGGAGGAACCAT ATCCTTCTTCCAGTCTGTGTGTGTCCTGGGCTACTGCCTCTTGCCATGCTGTGGTTCCCTCATCCTATGTCGCCTCATACTCATCGCCACGCAGAACAAGCTCCTTTTCATCCTTAGATTCATCGTCACAGTCATCGGCTTTGTCTGGGCAACCTTTG CGGCAATGGTATTCCTAGGTGACAGCCAGCCCAGTTCGAGGAAGGCCCTGGCCGTGTACCCCATCCTGCTCTTCTACTTTGTGATATCATGGCTGATCTTGTCGCACACAAATGTCTGA
- the LOC119579304 gene encoding protein YIPF6-like isoform X3, with protein MADVDSSKLEMPDFVDPGGYGEVSGEITIPGTVGKAQADEYNTLDEPVRETIMRDLRAVGTKFYHVLYPKEKKALLKEWDLWGPLILCTFLAMMVQGSEDADSGDGGPEFAQVFVIVWVGAAVVTMNTKLLGGTISFFQSVCVLGYCLLPCCGSLILCRLILIATQNKLLFILRFIVTVIGFVWATFAAMVFLGDSQPSSRKALAVYPILLFYFVISWLILSHTNV; from the exons atGCCGGACTTTGTGGATCCGGGGGGCTATGGGGAGGTGTCGGGTGAGATCACTATCCCCGGCACCGTAGGCAAGGCACAGGCCGACGAATATAACACATTGGATGAACCCGTCAGAGAAACTATT ATGCGAGACCTCAGGGCAGTTGGCACAAAATTCTATCATGTACTTTATCCTAAGGAAAAAAAGGCTTTATTAAAGGAAT GGGATCTTTGGGGCCCTCTGATACTCTGCACATTTCTTGCCAT GATGGTCCAGGGTTCAGAAGATGCTGATAGCGGTGATGGAGGGCCTGAGTTCGCACAAGTGTTTGTCATCGTGTGGGTTGGTGCAGCTGTCGTCACTATGAACACTAAGCTCCTAGGAGGAACCAT ATCCTTCTTCCAGTCTGTGTGTGTCCTGGGCTACTGCCTCTTGCCATGCTGTGGTTCCCTCATCCTATGTCGCCTCATACTCATCGCCACGCAGAACAAGCTCCTTTTCATCCTTAGATTCATCGTCACAGTCATCGGCTTTGTCTGGGCAACCTTTG CGGCAATGGTATTCCTAGGTGACAGCCAGCCCAGTTCGAGGAAGGCCCTGGCCGTGTACCCCATCCTGCTCTTCTACTTTGTGATATCATGGCTGATCTTGTCGCACACAAATGTCTGA
- the LOC119579304 gene encoding protein YIPF6-like isoform X2, translated as MADVDSSKLEMPDFVDPGGYGEVSGEITIPGTVGKAQADEYNTLDEPVRETIKGKEASTGESEPRQYNTLEEPVSVTIMRDLRAVGTKFYHVLYPKEKKALLKEWDLWGPLILCTFLAMMVQGSEDADSGDGGPEFAQVFVIVWVGAAVVTMNTKLLGGTISFFQSVCVLGYCLLPCCGSLILCRLILIATQNKLLFILRFIVTVIGFVWATFAAMVFLGDSQPSSRKALAVYPILLFYFVISWLILSHTNV; from the exons atGCCGGACTTTGTGGATCCGGGGGGCTATGGGGAGGTGTCGGGTGAGATCACTATCCCCGGCACCGTAGGCAAGGCACAGGCCGACGAATATAACACATTGGATGAACCCGTCAGAGAAACTATT AAGGGCAAAGAGGCAAGCACTGGGGAGTCTGAGCCACGGCAATACAACACACTAGAGGAGCCTGTCAGTGTCACCATT ATGCGAGACCTCAGGGCAGTTGGCACAAAATTCTATCATGTACTTTATCCTAAGGAAAAAAAGGCTTTATTAAAGGAAT GGGATCTTTGGGGCCCTCTGATACTCTGCACATTTCTTGCCAT GATGGTCCAGGGTTCAGAAGATGCTGATAGCGGTGATGGAGGGCCTGAGTTCGCACAAGTGTTTGTCATCGTGTGGGTTGGTGCAGCTGTCGTCACTATGAACACTAAGCTCCTAGGAGGAACCAT ATCCTTCTTCCAGTCTGTGTGTGTCCTGGGCTACTGCCTCTTGCCATGCTGTGGTTCCCTCATCCTATGTCGCCTCATACTCATCGCCACGCAGAACAAGCTCCTTTTCATCCTTAGATTCATCGTCACAGTCATCGGCTTTGTCTGGGCAACCTTTG CGGCAATGGTATTCCTAGGTGACAGCCAGCCCAGTTCGAGGAAGGCCCTGGCCGTGTACCCCATCCTGCTCTTCTACTTTGTGATATCATGGCTGATCTTGTCGCACACAAATGTCTGA